A genome region from Acidobacteriota bacterium includes the following:
- the moaA gene encoding GTP 3',8-cyclase MoaA: MRLIDKHGRGITDLRISVTDRCNYRCVYCRTGRDGAQYAELPIADYLRMARLFVSQGIEKIRLTGGEPLLRAGLVDFVRELAQLRTVFPNGSHPNGSHPDGGSGAPLDLAITTNGHLLAEMAQPLKDAGLTRATVSMDAVDAVKFARITRVENGYEKVLAGVRAAKRAGLEPVKVNCVLLRGFNDDQIVPFARFAREEGVIVRFIEFMPLEEDRVWSPEIVVTMDEILAALRREFEIVEVPQHGASETAQRYVFADDRGKGEIGIIAPVSHPFCGHCSRIRLTSDGKVRTCLFSQFDHDLAGRMRFGASDDELVAYMHSVVSHKEARHHIGEPDFIPPSRTMVHIGG; encoded by the coding sequence ATGCGACTCATCGACAAACACGGCCGCGGCATCACCGACCTGCGGATCTCCGTCACCGACCGCTGCAACTACCGCTGCGTCTATTGCCGCACCGGGCGCGACGGCGCGCAGTATGCCGAGCTGCCCATCGCCGACTATCTGCGGATGGCGCGGCTGTTCGTCTCGCAGGGCATCGAAAAGATCCGCCTCACCGGCGGCGAGCCGCTGCTTCGGGCGGGTCTAGTCGATTTCGTGCGCGAGCTGGCGCAGTTGCGGACCGTTTTTCCGAACGGCAGTCATCCGAACGGCAGTCATCCGGACGGCGGTTCCGGCGCCCCGCTCGACCTCGCCATCACCACCAACGGACACTTACTCGCCGAGATGGCGCAGCCGCTGAAGGATGCCGGGCTCACGCGCGCCACGGTGAGCATGGACGCGGTCGACGCGGTGAAGTTCGCGCGCATCACTCGCGTCGAGAACGGATACGAGAAGGTGCTCGCCGGCGTGCGCGCGGCGAAGCGGGCGGGCCTCGAGCCGGTGAAGGTCAACTGTGTGCTGCTGCGCGGCTTCAACGACGACCAGATCGTCCCGTTCGCGCGTTTTGCCCGTGAAGAGGGTGTGATCGTCCGCTTCATCGAGTTCATGCCGCTCGAAGAAGACCGGGTGTGGTCGCCGGAGATCGTCGTCACCATGGACGAGATCCTCGCCGCGCTGCGCCGTGAGTTCGAGATCGTGGAAGTGCCGCAGCACGGCGCCAGCGAGACGGCGCAGCGTTATGTATTCGCCGACGACCGCGGGAAGGGCGAGATCGGCATCATCGCGCCGGTGTCGCATCCGTTCTGCGGACACTGCTCGCGCATCCGCCTGACCTCAGACGGCAAGGTGCGCACCTGCCTGTTCTCGCAGTTCGACCACGATCTTGCCGGGCGCATGCGCTTCGGCGCGAGTGATGACGAGCTGGTCGCCTACATGCACTCCGTCGTCAGCCACAAGGAAGCTCGCCACCACATCGGCGAGCCGGACTTCATCCCACCCTCACGGACGATGGTCCACATCGGCGGCTAG
- a CDS encoding electron transfer flavoprotein-ubiquinone oxidoreductase: MIVFRKPFEGIERPQMEADVVIVGGGPAGMACALRLAQLIDAHNAKHPEQQLSKENIYVLEKAREIGQHCLSGALLDPRSMRELLPGFEKEAPIDAEVKQEGVYFLTEKGKFKFPITPPPLRDHGNYVISLNRFVKWLGEKVEATGITVFTGFAGSELLIEGERVIGVRTDDKGVDKRNEKKANFEPGYDLKAKVTILAEGPRGSLTKQLIGRFDLVKDRNPQTYGIGVKELWEVPSGRIAAGEVIYTMGWPLTKKEYGGAWIYGGKDNVVSLGFVTGLDYTDPRLDPQRVLQAFKQHPWVKSLLEGGKMIRYGAKSLPYGGWFAVPPLAGDGWLILGDAAGLVNSQRLKGIHLGIKSGMLAAETAFDAMVAQDFSKAKLGTYADRVETSWIKDELWKVRNFHQGFERGLLHGLFHAGIQQFTGGRGLRARYTATPGHRHMKKLAELPADGGDEKHLLGPFKGDGKLTFDKLTDLYHSGTKHEEDQPAHLVIHDTDICNTRCVTEFGNPCQHFCPANVYEMEEAADVPSGKRIHLNPSNCVHCKTCDIMDPYEIITWVPPEGGGGPNYDGM; this comes from the coding sequence ATGATCGTCTTCCGCAAGCCTTTCGAAGGCATCGAGCGACCGCAGATGGAAGCGGACGTGGTCATCGTCGGCGGAGGTCCTGCCGGCATGGCTTGCGCGCTGCGGCTGGCGCAGCTCATCGACGCGCACAACGCCAAGCATCCCGAGCAGCAGCTTTCTAAAGAAAACATCTACGTGCTCGAGAAAGCGCGCGAGATCGGCCAACACTGTCTTTCCGGCGCGCTGCTCGACCCGCGCTCGATGCGCGAGCTGCTTCCCGGCTTCGAGAAAGAAGCGCCGATCGACGCCGAGGTGAAGCAGGAAGGCGTCTACTTCCTCACCGAAAAAGGGAAGTTCAAGTTTCCCATCACGCCGCCGCCGCTGCGCGACCACGGCAACTATGTGATTTCGCTGAACCGCTTCGTGAAGTGGCTGGGCGAGAAAGTCGAAGCCACCGGCATCACCGTCTTCACCGGATTCGCGGGGTCGGAGCTGCTGATCGAGGGCGAGCGCGTCATCGGCGTCCGCACCGACGACAAGGGCGTGGACAAGCGCAACGAGAAGAAAGCGAACTTCGAGCCGGGTTACGACTTGAAGGCGAAGGTCACCATCCTTGCCGAAGGCCCGCGCGGCTCGCTCACCAAACAGCTTATCGGCCGCTTCGATCTGGTGAAAGACCGCAACCCGCAGACCTACGGCATCGGGGTGAAAGAACTCTGGGAGGTCCCCAGCGGACGCATCGCCGCCGGCGAGGTCATCTACACCATGGGCTGGCCGCTGACGAAGAAGGAATACGGCGGGGCGTGGATCTACGGCGGCAAAGACAACGTGGTCTCGCTCGGCTTCGTCACCGGGCTCGATTATACCGATCCGCGGCTCGATCCGCAGCGCGTCTTGCAAGCCTTCAAGCAGCACCCGTGGGTGAAGTCGCTACTCGAGGGCGGCAAGATGATCCGCTACGGCGCGAAGTCGCTGCCCTATGGCGGATGGTTCGCCGTGCCACCACTCGCCGGCGATGGCTGGCTCATCCTCGGCGATGCTGCCGGCCTGGTGAACTCGCAGCGTTTGAAAGGCATCCACCTCGGCATCAAGAGCGGCATGCTCGCCGCCGAGACCGCATTCGACGCGATGGTCGCGCAGGATTTTTCCAAGGCGAAGCTGGGGACGTATGCTGACCGCGTGGAGACGTCCTGGATCAAGGACGAACTTTGGAAGGTCCGCAACTTCCATCAGGGCTTTGAGCGTGGTTTGTTGCATGGCCTGTTCCACGCCGGCATCCAGCAATTCACCGGCGGACGCGGACTTCGCGCCCGCTACACCGCGACCCCCGGACATCGCCACATGAAGAAACTGGCCGAGCTTCCCGCCGATGGTGGCGACGAAAAACACTTGCTCGGTCCGTTCAAGGGTGACGGCAAGCTGACCTTCGACAAGCTCACCGACCTCTACCACTCCGGCACCAAGCACGAAGAGGACCAGCCCGCGCACCTCGTCATCCACGATACGGACATCTGCAACACGCGCTGCGTCACGGAATTCGGCAACCCGTGCCAGCACTTCTGTCCGGCGAACGTCTATGAGATGGAAGAAGCGGCGGACGTGCCCAGCGGCAAGCGTATCCACTTGAACCCGTCGAACTGCGTCCACTGCAAGACCTGCGACATCATGGACCCGTACGAGATCATCACGTGGGTGCCGCCGGAGGGCGGCGGCGGCCCAAACTACGACGGGATGTAG
- a CDS encoding type II toxin-antitoxin system HicA family toxin, protein MKRNDLIRHLESNACRFVREGGNHSIYADRDGKRLSAVPRHREVNNFTVRNICKDLGIPVPKQR, encoded by the coding sequence GTGAAAAGGAACGATCTCATCCGCCATCTTGAGTCCAATGCCTGTCGCTTCGTCCGTGAGGGCGGAAATCATTCCATTTACGCCGACCGAGACGGCAAGCGGCTGAGCGCTGTTCCTCGCCATCGCGAGGTCAACAACTTCACGGTGCGCAATATCTGCAAGGACCTCGGCATACCGGTGCCAAAGCAAAGATGA
- a CDS encoding type II toxin-antitoxin system HicB family antitoxin: protein MDVTYTAVFEEVPASEGGGYCAYVEELPGANTQGETLDEARENLKDAIRLLLETRRDMLGEEIGNHRIIREKISVSVA, encoded by the coding sequence ATGGATGTGACCTACACAGCCGTTTTTGAAGAGGTCCCGGCATCCGAGGGCGGCGGTTATTGCGCATACGTGGAGGAACTGCCGGGAGCCAACACGCAGGGCGAGACGCTGGACGAGGCGCGCGAGAATCTGAAAGACGCCATCAGACTCCTGCTCGAAACGCGCCGGGACATGTTAGGCGAGGAGATCGGGAACCACCGCATCATCCGCGAGAAGATCTCGGTCAGCGTTGCCTGA